A single genomic interval of Polaribacter vadi harbors:
- a CDS encoding acyl carrier protein, whose translation MSDIASRVKAIIVDKLGVDDNEVTTEASFTNDLGADSLDTVELIMEFEKEFDIQIPDDQAENIGTVGQAVSYIEEAKK comes from the coding sequence ATGTCAGACATTGCATCAAGAGTAAAAGCTATTATCGTAGATAAATTAGGAGTAGACGATAATGAAGTAACAACAGAAGCTAGCTTCACAAACGATTTAGGAGCAGATTCTTTAGATACTGTTGAACTTATTATGGAGTTCGAAAAAGAATTCGATATTCAAATTCCAGACGATCAAGCCGAAAATATCGGAACAGTTGGTCAGGCAGTTAGCTATATAGAAGAAGCAAAAAAGTAA
- the fabF gene encoding beta-ketoacyl-ACP synthase II, translating to MQLKRVVVTGLGALTPIGNNIEQYWNALINGVSGAAPITYFDAAKFKTRFACELKGFTATDFIDRKEARKMDRFTQYAMVASDEAILDAGLDLDKINKFRVGVIWGAGIGGLETFQNEAMNFQAGDGTPRFNPFFIPKMIADIAPGNISIKNGFMGPNYTTVSACASSANAMIDALNYIRLGHCDVIVTGGSEAAIAFAGVGGFNAMHALSTRNESPETASRPFDAERDGFVLGEGAGAIILEEYEHAKARGATIYAEVIGGGMSSDAYHMTAPHPEGLGVIAVMKNCLENSGIQPEDVDHINTHGTSTPLGDVAELKAISAVFGEHAKNININSTKSMTGHLLGAAGAIESIAVILAMKHGIVPPTINHTVADENINPALNLTLNKAQKRDINVAMSNTFGFGGHNACVAFKKLEE from the coding sequence ATGCAGTTAAAACGAGTTGTAGTCACTGGACTTGGCGCATTAACGCCAATTGGTAATAATATTGAACAATATTGGAACGCTTTAATTAACGGAGTTAGTGGAGCAGCGCCTATCACTTATTTTGATGCTGCCAAGTTCAAAACTCGTTTTGCATGTGAATTAAAGGGTTTTACAGCAACTGACTTTATAGACAGGAAAGAAGCACGTAAAATGGATAGATTTACACAGTATGCTATGGTTGCTTCAGATGAAGCAATTTTAGATGCTGGTTTAGATTTAGACAAAATTAACAAATTTCGCGTTGGCGTAATTTGGGGAGCAGGAATTGGTGGTTTAGAAACGTTCCAAAACGAAGCTATGAATTTTCAGGCTGGTGATGGAACTCCTAGATTTAATCCTTTCTTTATCCCAAAAATGATTGCAGATATTGCTCCAGGAAATATTTCCATTAAAAATGGATTTATGGGGCCAAATTATACAACTGTTTCTGCATGTGCGTCTTCTGCAAATGCAATGATAGATGCTTTAAACTACATTAGACTTGGACACTGTGATGTAATTGTAACTGGTGGCTCTGAAGCTGCTATTGCTTTTGCTGGTGTTGGAGGGTTTAATGCAATGCATGCTTTATCTACAAGAAATGAAAGTCCAGAAACTGCCTCAAGACCTTTTGATGCAGAACGTGATGGTTTTGTTTTAGGTGAAGGTGCAGGCGCTATTATTTTAGAAGAATACGAACATGCCAAAGCAAGAGGAGCAACTATTTATGCAGAGGTAATTGGAGGAGGAATGTCTTCTGATGCGTATCATATGACAGCTCCACATCCAGAAGGTTTGGGTGTAATTGCAGTAATGAAAAACTGTTTAGAAAATTCAGGAATTCAACCAGAAGATGTAGATCATATTAATACACATGGTACTTCTACACCTTTAGGTGATGTTGCAGAATTAAAAGCAATTTCAGCTGTTTTTGGTGAACATGCTAAAAACATCAACATTAATTCTACAAAATCTATGACAGGGCATTTATTAGGTGCAGCTGGTGCTATAGAATCCATTGCTGTTATTTTGGCAATGAAACATGGCATAGTTCCACCAACAATAAACCATACTGTTGCAGATGAAAATATTAATCCAGCTTTAAATCTTACACTTAATAAAGCTCAAAAAAGAGACATTAATGTTGCTATGAGCAACACGTTTGGTTTTGGTGGGCATAATGCTTGTGTAGCCTTTAAGAAACTAGAGGAATAA
- the rnc gene encoding ribonuclease III: MNFIRKIVNTKSIEDKELYNELKKLLNFSPRSINKYKKAFTHRSVQMLDEDGNPINYERLEFLGDSILGSVIAAYLYKKVPTGSEGYLTQMRSKIVSREHLNELGKDLDLIRFINSNVDEANVGDNIHGNIFEALVGAIYLDKGYNFSQKFIFENVIDPYVDIEKLEGKITSYKGLIIEWCQKQKKKYKFDTYEDSGNEPIKHFSVKVSIDGEQVAKGRATSKKKAEEQASKRVYYAFQSQISAD; the protein is encoded by the coding sequence ATGAACTTTATTCGTAAAATAGTTAACACTAAATCTATAGAAGATAAAGAGTTATATAACGAATTAAAGAAATTACTTAATTTTTCTCCAAGAAGTATTAATAAATATAAAAAGGCATTTACACATAGATCTGTGCAAATGTTAGATGAAGATGGGAATCCTATAAATTATGAACGCTTAGAGTTTTTAGGAGATTCTATTTTAGGTTCTGTTATTGCTGCTTATTTATACAAAAAGGTTCCTACAGGTTCAGAAGGATATTTAACACAAATGCGCTCTAAAATTGTAAGCAGAGAGCATTTAAATGAATTAGGGAAAGATTTAGATTTAATTCGTTTTATAAATAGTAATGTAGATGAAGCCAATGTTGGCGATAATATTCATGGTAATATTTTCGAAGCATTAGTAGGAGCTATTTATTTAGATAAAGGATATAATTTTTCTCAAAAATTTATTTTTGAAAATGTAATTGATCCTTATGTTGATATTGAAAAACTAGAAGGAAAGATAACAAGCTACAAAGGTTTAATTATAGAATGGTGCCAAAAGCAAAAGAAAAAATATAAGTTTGATACCTATGAAGATTCTGGGAATGAACCTATAAAACATTTTAGTGTTAAGGTAAGTATAGATGGTGAGCAAGTTGCAAAAGGCAGAGCAACATCAAAAAAAAAGGCAGAAGAACAAGCTTCCAAAAGAGTTTATTATGCGTTTCAAAGTCAAATTTCAGCTGACTAA
- a CDS encoding IPExxxVDY family protein, whose translation MQIHSLGLDSLCEDEYSLIGIHTTLEDYKLAYLLNKILGTSFSKSKKDLHIEELSKKTAFSLYNYSNLEYEFEWFLIANSSKRENQTESNELLLTTETKTYLIPEKKKVDFFIKISGNVSYSFVVKTIDKIKTIDQVITSYSIDKNTLKSKDFLII comes from the coding sequence ATGCAAATTCATTCATTAGGTTTAGATAGTTTATGTGAAGACGAATACTCTTTAATAGGAATTCATACTACATTAGAAGATTATAAACTAGCCTATTTACTGAATAAAATTTTAGGAACTAGTTTTTCTAAATCTAAAAAAGATTTACATATCGAGGAGTTGTCAAAAAAAACAGCTTTCTCATTATACAATTACTCAAATTTAGAATATGAATTTGAATGGTTTTTAATAGCAAATAGTTCGAAAAGAGAAAATCAAACAGAATCTAATGAGCTATTATTAACAACAGAAACAAAAACATATTTAATACCAGAAAAGAAAAAAGTTGATTTCTTTATTAAAATTTCTGGAAACGTATCCTATAGTTTTGTTGTAAAAACAATCGATAAAATTAAAACGATAGATCAAGTAATTACCTCTTATTCAATTGATAAAAATACATTAAAGTCTAAAGACTTTTTAATAATTTAA
- a CDS encoding M28 family peptidase: MKRVSFILSVLIILGVISWSFSDLKPALPKEKSTLKTDFSLDNALFHLKNISEKAHFVGSENHKKVQDYIVAELQKMGLETEIQTQTAINKKWIAGTTAENILARIKGSENSKALLLLTHYDSNPHSSVGASDAGSGVVTILEGIRAYLAKNETPKNDIIILISDAEELGLLGAQAFVDEHSWTKDIGLVLNFEARGSGGPSYMLMETNGKNSKLLSEFLAAKPNFPVANSLMYSIYKRLPNDTDLTVFRQDANINGFNFAFIDDHFDYHTAQDSYERLDRETLLHQADYLTTSLNYFANSDLTNLNSDVDYVYVNFPFIKMLTYPFSYVTPMLITAGIIFLMLLFFGISLNKITIKGVLKGFIPFLVSIILCGAISFYGWKLLEIIHPQYQDMLHGFTYNGHVYIIAFVFLNLWILLKTYSYFRKQEKIIDLIVAPIFVWLLINFLILEDFKGAGFLIIPVFTALLIFAIGVFMNLEHRSKRILSTLLFIPTIYIFAPLIQMFPVGLGLKNLVISGVLIALIFGLMIPVFYQKKTTWLLKLTGVFAIIFLGYASYTSGFSVDNKKPNSIVYIQNSDDKTAYFGTYNTTLDTYTKQIFDDTSIKGSIANAETKSKYNTRFTYHKKTDFKNIPSSDISVDLDTIIGENRFLELVVTPNRKVNKLEFITKNKITLKQFKVNDALVLKGKNYSTKTGTFLVYTLGNADEDVTLSFMVNKDEKLDFILNEVSYDLLTNPNFSINARSEEMMPMPFVTNDAIIISKKLEL, translated from the coding sequence ATGAAAAGAGTATCTTTTATCTTATCTGTCCTGATTATTTTGGGCGTTATTTCTTGGAGTTTTTCTGATTTAAAACCTGCTTTACCGAAAGAAAAATCAACTTTAAAAACAGATTTCTCTTTAGATAATGCATTATTTCATTTAAAAAATATTAGCGAAAAAGCACATTTTGTAGGTTCTGAAAACCATAAAAAAGTACAAGATTACATTGTTGCAGAATTGCAAAAAATGGGATTAGAAACTGAAATTCAGACACAAACTGCCATCAATAAAAAATGGATTGCTGGAACTACAGCCGAAAATATTTTAGCAAGAATTAAAGGTTCTGAAAATAGTAAAGCTTTATTGCTGCTTACACATTATGATTCAAACCCACATTCTTCTGTGGGTGCAAGTGATGCTGGCTCTGGAGTTGTAACAATTTTAGAAGGAATAAGAGCGTATTTAGCGAAAAACGAAACTCCAAAAAATGATATCATTATTCTTATTTCTGATGCTGAAGAATTAGGTTTACTTGGTGCACAAGCTTTTGTGGATGAACATTCTTGGACAAAAGACATTGGTTTGGTTTTAAATTTTGAAGCTAGAGGAAGTGGAGGCCCAAGTTATATGTTGATGGAAACCAATGGAAAAAACAGTAAATTATTATCAGAATTTTTAGCTGCAAAACCCAATTTTCCTGTGGCAAATTCTTTAATGTATAGCATTTATAAACGCTTGCCAAATGACACAGATTTAACCGTTTTTAGACAAGATGCCAACATTAACGGTTTTAATTTTGCTTTTATTGATGATCATTTCGATTATCATACAGCACAAGATTCTTACGAACGTTTAGATAGAGAAACCTTGTTACATCAGGCAGATTATTTAACGACTTCGCTTAATTATTTTGCAAATTCTGATTTAACAAATTTAAACTCTGATGTTGATTATGTCTACGTTAATTTTCCATTTATAAAAATGTTAACGTACCCATTTTCTTATGTTACACCAATGCTAATTACTGCTGGAATTATTTTTCTAATGTTACTTTTTTTTGGTATTTCACTAAATAAAATTACTATAAAAGGTGTTTTAAAAGGATTTATTCCGTTTTTAGTTTCAATCATTTTATGTGGTGCAATTTCTTTTTATGGTTGGAAATTATTAGAAATAATTCATCCACAATATCAAGACATGTTGCATGGTTTTACTTATAATGGTCATGTATATATTATCGCCTTTGTTTTCTTAAATCTTTGGATTCTTTTAAAAACCTACAGCTATTTTAGAAAACAAGAAAAAATTATAGATTTAATAGTTGCACCAATTTTCGTTTGGTTACTCATCAACTTTTTAATTTTGGAAGATTTTAAAGGTGCTGGTTTTTTAATAATTCCTGTTTTTACAGCGTTATTAATCTTTGCAATTGGCGTTTTTATGAATTTAGAACATCGTTCTAAACGAATTTTATCAACCCTATTATTTATACCAACTATTTATATTTTTGCTCCTTTAATACAAATGTTCCCTGTTGGTTTAGGACTTAAAAACCTAGTAATTAGTGGTGTTTTAATCGCTTTAATTTTTGGATTGATGATTCCTGTATTTTATCAGAAAAAAACAACATGGTTATTAAAGTTAACGGGTGTTTTTGCTATTATTTTCCTCGGTTATGCAAGCTACACAAGTGGTTTCTCTGTTGATAACAAAAAACCAAATAGTATTGTTTACATTCAAAATTCAGATGATAAAACAGCTTATTTTGGCACCTATAATACCACTTTAGATACATACACAAAACAAATTTTTGATGATACCTCTATAAAGGGAAGTATTGCAAATGCAGAAACAAAAAGTAAATACAATACACGTTTTACGTATCATAAAAAAACTGATTTTAAAAACATTCCATCTTCAGATATTAGTGTTGATTTAGATACTATTATTGGCGAAAATCGTTTTTTAGAGCTTGTTGTAACTCCCAATAGAAAAGTAAATAAATTAGAGTTTATTACTAAAAATAAAATAACGCTTAAACAATTTAAAGTAAATGATGCTTTGGTTTTAAAAGGCAAAAATTACAGCACCAAAACAGGAACTTTCTTGGTCTATACTTTAGGAAATGCTGATGAAGATGTTACACTATCCTTTATGGTAAACAAAGACGAAAAATTAGATTTTATCTTAAATGAAGTTTCTTATGATTTATTAACAAATCCAAATTTTTCGATAAACGCAAGATCAGAAGAAATGATGCCAATGCCTTTTGTAACGAATGATGCTATTATTATCAGCAAGAAATTGGAGTTATAA
- a CDS encoding CBS domain-containing protein: MGIKSFQGKRDSSQEKTVEQILVSDYMTKKLITFKPDDSLDHVINLLIKHKISGGPVVNDKNELIGIISETDCIKHISERKYYNMPADMNNTVGKYMVTDVDTIDKDMNIFDAAFKFISSHRRRFPVIENGKLIGQLSQKDVLKAAIKVKGNTWK; encoded by the coding sequence ATGGGTATAAAGAGCTTTCAAGGAAAACGAGATTCATCACAAGAAAAAACGGTGGAACAAATTTTAGTCTCAGATTATATGACTAAGAAATTGATCACTTTTAAACCAGATGATTCTTTAGATCATGTTATAAACTTGTTGATAAAGCATAAAATTTCTGGTGGGCCTGTTGTAAATGACAAAAATGAATTGATTGGTATTATTTCTGAAACGGATTGTATTAAACATATTTCTGAAAGAAAATATTACAATATGCCTGCTGATATGAACAATACTGTTGGCAAATACATGGTTACAGATGTAGATACAATTGATAAAGATATGAATATTTTTGATGCTGCTTTTAAATTTATTTCATCACATAGAAGAAGATTTCCTGTAATTGAAAATGGAAAATTAATTGGACAATTAAGCCAAAAAGATGTCTTAAAAGCTGCTATTAAAGTGAAAGGAAATACTTGGAAATAA
- the pyk gene encoding pyruvate kinase, whose translation MPHNNKTKIVATLGPATDTKEILTELAKNGVNVFRINFSHADYEDVKNKVKIIREINEENGFNIAILADLQGPKLRVGVMEDGVVLNDGDTFKFTTEKCIGTKEKAFMTYKRFPKDVKVGEHILVDDGKLMFEVASTNKKDEVIVNVIVGGALKSKKGVNLPNTAISLPALTKKDKEDAIFALGLNVDWMALSFVRTPEDLRMLRDLIAEHSEYRVPIIAKIEKPEAVKNLDALIPYCDALMVARGDLGVEIPMQDVPLIQKKLVRRAKRARIPVIIATQMMETMIENSVPTRAEVNDVANSIMDGADAVMLSGETSVGKHPIRVIQKMSEIIRSVENSRMIKVPQEAPHIRTNRFITKSICHHAAMMSNHTDASAICTLTNSGYTAFQISAWRPRTHVLAFSTDKRILGKLNLLWGVRAFYYDKNLTTDDTVEDINQIAKDKGFVKTGDIVINLASMPAEAKGMVNTLRVSEIG comes from the coding sequence ATGCCACATAATAATAAAACAAAAATAGTTGCAACCTTAGGACCAGCAACTGATACAAAAGAAATTTTAACAGAGTTAGCTAAAAACGGAGTGAATGTTTTTAGAATCAATTTTTCTCATGCAGATTATGAAGATGTTAAAAACAAAGTAAAAATCATTAGAGAAATTAATGAAGAAAATGGTTTTAATATTGCCATTTTAGCAGATTTACAAGGGCCAAAACTTCGTGTTGGAGTTATGGAAGATGGAGTTGTTTTAAATGACGGAGATACCTTTAAATTTACAACTGAAAAGTGTATTGGTACAAAAGAAAAAGCTTTTATGACCTACAAACGTTTTCCTAAAGATGTAAAAGTAGGAGAACATATTTTGGTTGATGATGGTAAATTAATGTTTGAAGTTGCTTCTACCAACAAAAAAGACGAAGTAATTGTAAATGTAATTGTTGGTGGTGCTTTAAAATCTAAAAAAGGTGTAAACTTACCAAACACAGCAATTTCTTTACCAGCTTTAACAAAGAAAGATAAAGAAGATGCCATTTTTGCATTAGGTTTAAATGTAGATTGGATGGCTTTATCTTTTGTAAGAACTCCAGAAGATTTAAGAATGTTACGTGATTTAATTGCAGAACATTCAGAATACAGAGTGCCAATTATTGCAAAAATAGAAAAGCCAGAGGCTGTTAAAAATTTAGATGCATTAATTCCTTATTGTGATGCCTTAATGGTAGCTCGTGGAGATTTAGGTGTAGAAATACCTATGCAAGATGTGCCTTTAATTCAGAAAAAATTAGTTAGAAGAGCAAAAAGAGCAAGAATTCCTGTAATTATTGCAACACAAATGATGGAAACTATGATTGAAAACTCTGTACCAACAAGAGCAGAGGTTAATGATGTTGCCAATTCTATTATGGATGGTGCAGATGCAGTAATGCTTTCTGGAGAAACTTCTGTTGGGAAACACCCAATTAGAGTGATTCAGAAAATGTCTGAAATTATTAGAAGTGTAGAAAATTCTAGAATGATAAAAGTGCCACAAGAAGCACCTCATATTAGAACGAATAGATTTATCACAAAATCAATTTGTCATCATGCAGCAATGATGTCAAATCATACAGATGCATCAGCAATTTGTACATTAACAAACAGTGGTTATACAGCATTTCAAATTTCTGCTTGGAGACCAAGAACACACGTTTTAGCATTCTCTACTGATAAAAGAATCTTAGGGAAACTAAACCTTCTTTGGGGTGTAAGAGCTTTTTATTATGATAAAAATCTAACGACAGATGATACTGTAGAAGATATCAATCAAATAGCAAAAGACAAAGGTTTTGTAAAAACTGGCGATATTGTAATTAACCTTGCATCTATGCCAGCAGAAGCAAAAGGAATGGTAAATACATTACGTGTTTCTGAAATTGGATAA